From a single Micromonospora pallida genomic region:
- a CDS encoding UvrD-helicase domain-containing protein: MSPFSAVPSGGPSPFVADLHIHSKYSRACSRDLTLPNLGWWARRKGIGVLGTGDFTHPAWYDHLRDTLHPAEPGLYRLSPEAERDIARRLPPRLADAAEADPVRFMLSVEISTIYKRGDRTRKVHHLIYLPDLEAVGRFNAALGRIGNLGSDGRPILGLDSRDLLEITLEASPDGYLVPAHIWTPWFSALGSKSGFDAIADCYADLADHIFAVETGLSSDPAMNWRVASLDAYRLVSNSDAHSPPALAREATVFATGRDYFAIRDALRTGDGLAGTIEFFPEEGKYHADGHRLCGVNWSPEQTRAAAGRCPECGKPLTVGVLSRVEELANRPDGHRPERARDVTHLVPLAEVLGEINKVGPRSKKVEGKLNDLVAALGPELEILTTAPLDEIHRVGGELLAEGIGRLRRGEVRRVPGFDGEYGVITLFDPAELGSGGSAGQETLFDVPVPKQRSPKEPAAAPRAKSPAKAEPKRRPTRDTPPPAPPIVPAPSPHEPFEPMLAGMEEVGTGLLDRLDAMQRVAASAPGGPLLIVAGPGTGKTRTLTHRIAYLCAELNVFPETCLAITFTRRAAEELRHRLDGLLGPVAEDVTVGTFHSLGLTILRENAEAVGLPPDFRIADDADRTAARAEAGEDLAAYTNLLRKQQLVDLDELLTLPVELLRGDRKLTQRYRERWRWIFVDEYQDVDAVQYELLRLLSPPDGNLCAIGDPDQAIYSFRGADVGYFLRFSEDFTDARLVRLNRNYRSSAPILAAAVQAIAPSSLVRGRRLDPARLDPEAPLVGRYPAATVADEADFVVRTIDGLVGGLSHRSLDSGRIDGRGSNVSFSDIAVLYRTDAQAAPILDALARANIPVQKRSHDRLRDRPGVAAIARELRHADGLDGGLPARVRLVGQLLADRFATPTLDSTASVRPEDVRTAVDLLTPLARRCGDDLPLFLSQLATGAEVDALDPRAEAVTLLTLHAAKGLEFPVVFLVGCEDGLLPLRWPGSTPDEDDIAEERRLFFVGLTRAQDRLYVSHAARRARHGAERDCRPTPFLDVIDPGLFERLGGEEPARPKSRQLRLM; this comes from the coding sequence GTGTCTCCGTTCAGCGCCGTACCCTCCGGTGGCCCCTCGCCGTTCGTCGCGGACCTGCACATCCACTCGAAGTACTCGCGGGCGTGCAGCCGCGACCTGACCCTTCCCAACCTGGGCTGGTGGGCCCGGCGTAAGGGCATCGGCGTGCTCGGCACCGGCGACTTCACCCACCCGGCCTGGTACGACCACCTGCGGGACACCCTGCACCCGGCGGAGCCCGGCCTGTACCGGCTCAGTCCAGAGGCCGAACGGGACATCGCCCGCCGGCTCCCGCCCCGGCTGGCCGACGCGGCCGAGGCGGACCCGGTCCGGTTCATGCTCAGCGTGGAGATCTCGACGATCTACAAGCGAGGCGACCGGACCCGCAAGGTGCACCACCTGATCTACCTGCCCGACCTGGAGGCGGTGGGCCGCTTCAACGCCGCCCTCGGCCGGATCGGCAACCTCGGCTCGGACGGTCGACCCATCCTCGGACTCGACTCCCGGGACCTCCTGGAGATCACCCTCGAGGCGAGCCCGGATGGCTACCTCGTTCCCGCGCACATCTGGACGCCGTGGTTCTCCGCGCTCGGCTCGAAGTCCGGCTTCGACGCGATCGCCGACTGCTACGCCGATCTGGCCGACCACATCTTCGCGGTGGAGACCGGGCTCTCCTCCGACCCGGCGATGAACTGGCGGGTGGCCAGCCTCGACGCGTACCGGCTGGTGTCCAACTCGGACGCGCACTCGCCGCCCGCGCTGGCCCGGGAGGCGACGGTCTTCGCCACCGGGCGGGACTACTTCGCGATCCGGGACGCGTTGCGGACCGGCGACGGGCTGGCCGGGACGATCGAGTTCTTCCCGGAGGAGGGGAAGTACCACGCCGACGGGCACCGGCTCTGCGGGGTGAACTGGTCACCCGAGCAGACCCGGGCCGCCGCCGGGCGCTGCCCGGAGTGCGGCAAGCCGCTCACCGTAGGCGTACTCAGCCGGGTCGAGGAGCTGGCGAACCGGCCGGACGGGCACCGTCCGGAGCGGGCCCGCGACGTCACCCACCTGGTGCCGCTCGCCGAGGTCCTCGGCGAGATCAACAAGGTCGGTCCCCGGTCGAAGAAGGTCGAGGGGAAGCTCAACGACCTGGTCGCCGCGCTCGGCCCGGAACTGGAGATCCTCACCACCGCGCCGCTCGACGAGATCCACCGGGTGGGTGGAGAACTACTCGCCGAGGGGATCGGTCGACTGCGTCGGGGCGAGGTGCGCCGGGTGCCGGGCTTCGACGGCGAGTACGGGGTGATCACCCTCTTCGACCCCGCCGAGCTGGGTTCCGGCGGTTCGGCCGGGCAGGAGACGCTGTTCGACGTACCGGTGCCGAAGCAGCGGTCACCGAAGGAGCCGGCAGCCGCGCCCCGGGCCAAGAGCCCGGCGAAGGCCGAACCGAAGCGGCGGCCGACGCGCGATACTCCGCCGCCCGCGCCGCCGATCGTGCCAGCGCCCTCGCCGCACGAGCCGTTCGAGCCGATGCTCGCCGGCATGGAGGAGGTCGGCACCGGCCTGCTGGACCGGCTGGACGCGATGCAGCGGGTGGCCGCCTCCGCACCGGGCGGTCCGCTGTTGATCGTCGCCGGGCCGGGCACCGGCAAGACCCGGACGCTGACCCACCGGATCGCGTACCTCTGCGCCGAGCTGAACGTCTTCCCGGAGACCTGCCTGGCGATCACCTTCACCCGGCGGGCCGCCGAGGAGCTGCGGCACCGCCTCGACGGGCTGCTCGGCCCGGTCGCCGAGGACGTCACCGTCGGCACGTTCCACTCGCTCGGGCTGACCATCCTGCGGGAGAACGCCGAGGCGGTCGGTCTGCCCCCGGACTTCCGGATCGCCGACGACGCCGACCGGACGGCGGCCCGCGCCGAGGCCGGCGAGGACCTGGCCGCCTACACCAACCTGCTGCGCAAACAGCAACTCGTCGACCTCGACGAGTTGCTCACCCTCCCGGTCGAGCTGCTGCGCGGCGACCGGAAGCTGACGCAGCGGTACCGGGAGCGGTGGCGGTGGATCTTCGTGGACGAGTACCAGGACGTCGACGCGGTCCAGTACGAGCTGCTGCGGCTGCTCAGCCCGCCGGACGGGAACCTCTGCGCGATCGGTGACCCGGACCAGGCGATCTACTCGTTCCGGGGCGCGGACGTCGGCTACTTCCTCCGTTTCTCCGAGGACTTCACCGACGCGCGGCTGGTCCGGCTGAACCGCAACTACCGTTCGTCGGCGCCGATCCTGGCCGCCGCGGTGCAGGCCATCGCGCCGTCCTCGCTGGTCCGGGGCCGCCGGCTGGACCCGGCCCGACTCGACCCGGAGGCGCCGCTGGTCGGCCGCTACCCGGCGGCCACCGTCGCCGACGAGGCCGACTTCGTGGTACGCACCATCGACGGGCTGGTCGGTGGTCTGTCCCACCGGTCGCTCGACTCCGGACGCATCGACGGGCGGGGTTCGAACGTCTCGTTCTCCGACATCGCCGTGCTGTACCGCACTGACGCCCAGGCCGCCCCGATCCTGGATGCCCTGGCCCGGGCGAACATCCCGGTGCAGAAGCGCTCGCACGACCGGCTGCGGGACCGCCCCGGCGTGGCGGCCATCGCCCGCGAGCTGCGGCACGCCGACGGGCTCGACGGCGGCCTGCCGGCCCGGGTACGCCTGGTCGGGCAACTCCTCGCCGACCGGTTCGCCACGCCCACCCTGGACTCCACCGCCTCGGTCCGCCCCGAGGACGTCCGGACGGCGGTCGACCTGCTCACCCCGCTGGCCCGGCGCTGCGGCGACGATCTGCCGCTGTTCCTCTCCCAGCTCGCCACCGGCGCGGAGGTGGACGCCCTCGACCCGCGCGCCGAGGCGGTCACCCTGCTCACCCTGCACGCCGCGAAGGGCCTGGAGTTCCCGGTGGTGTTCCTGGTCGGCTGCGAGGACGGACTGCTGCCGCTGCGCTGGCCCGGTTCGACGCCGGACGAGGACGACATCGCCGAGGAGCGACGGCTCTTCTTCGTCGGGCTGACCCGCGCCCAGGACCGGCTCTACGTCAGCCACGCCGCCCGGCGGGCCCGGCACGGAGCCGAACGCGACTGCCGCCCCACGCCCTTCCTCGACGTGATCGATCCCGGCCTCTTCGAGCGGCTCGGCGGAGAGGAGCCGGCCCGGCCGAAGAGCCGTCAACTCCGGCTGATGTGA
- a CDS encoding LppU/SCO3897 family protein, protein MGGEPGRHPAPPTDEPRSAGGRGRLVAVLAVLALLVLGGGAALFYLARTDTDPPATALPSATADSSEQPATQPDVPPSALAPESSADPRFAAVGECVRNEGPAGGRPKLLVTECVPKTYEVLRRFDGATSGEKDAEAKCAEVDGYTDWYFYNSELDTLDFVLCLKLR, encoded by the coding sequence CTGGGGGGCGAGCCGGGCCGGCATCCGGCGCCGCCGACGGACGAACCGAGGTCTGCCGGCGGGCGGGGCCGGCTGGTCGCGGTGCTCGCCGTGCTGGCGTTGCTGGTGCTCGGCGGTGGCGCGGCGCTGTTCTACCTCGCGCGCACCGACACCGACCCGCCGGCCACCGCGCTGCCCTCGGCCACCGCCGACTCGTCCGAGCAACCCGCCACCCAGCCGGACGTCCCGCCGAGCGCCCTCGCGCCCGAGTCGTCGGCCGATCCGCGCTTCGCCGCCGTGGGGGAGTGCGTCCGCAATGAGGGGCCGGCCGGTGGACGGCCGAAACTGCTGGTCACCGAGTGCGTGCCAAAGACCTACGAGGTGCTGCGCCGGTTCGACGGAGCGACCAGCGGCGAGAAGGACGCCGAGGCGAAGTGCGCCGAGGTCGACGGGTACACCGACTGGTACTTCTACAACAGCGAGCTGGACACCCTCGACTTCGTGCTCTGCCTGAAGCTGCGCTGA
- a CDS encoding metallophosphoesterase: protein MLAVLGFVGTLALVTGLIHLYLWKRLVRDATRPGRWRRIGTVSAVVLAVLVPLTMVGTQAGLYWLAWPGYLWLAVMFYLLVVLVALEVPMLVGRLVLRRRVVAAEPTAAAPEPVLVGATGSADPPAADAVGQPDHDPSRRLLLARSAAIFAGLTATGVTGYGIRTALGPPQLDRVQIPLAKLPRSMDGLRIATVSDIHLGPLRGRAHTERIVAAINRLDADLVAVVGDLVDGSVAELGEAAAPLRGLRSRHGSYFVTGNHEYYSGVEEWVRELDRLGLRVLQNERLEIAARGGVLDLAGVNDPSGEGGTGLAAGPDYAATLGDRDTSRPVVLLAHQPVAAIEAAKFGVDLQLSGHTHGGQIVPFNLAVKLQQPVVSGLGEVDGTKVYVTNGAGFWGPPVRVGAEPQITLVELRSR from the coding sequence GTGTTGGCGGTCCTGGGCTTCGTGGGCACCCTGGCCCTGGTCACCGGTCTGATCCACCTCTACCTCTGGAAGCGGCTGGTTCGGGACGCCACCCGTCCCGGCCGCTGGCGGCGGATCGGCACGGTCAGCGCGGTGGTGCTGGCGGTGCTCGTACCGCTGACCATGGTCGGCACCCAGGCGGGCCTGTACTGGCTGGCCTGGCCCGGGTACCTGTGGCTGGCGGTGATGTTCTACCTGCTGGTCGTCCTGGTCGCCCTCGAGGTGCCGATGCTGGTGGGCCGGCTGGTGCTGCGCCGCCGGGTCGTCGCCGCCGAGCCGACCGCCGCCGCGCCCGAACCGGTCCTGGTGGGGGCCACCGGCTCCGCCGACCCGCCGGCCGCCGACGCAGTCGGGCAACCCGACCACGACCCGTCCCGCCGGCTGCTGCTGGCCCGGAGCGCGGCGATCTTCGCCGGCCTCACCGCGACCGGCGTGACCGGGTACGGCATCCGCACCGCACTCGGCCCACCCCAGCTCGACCGGGTGCAGATCCCGCTGGCGAAGCTCCCCCGCAGCATGGACGGCCTGCGGATCGCCACCGTCTCCGACATCCACCTCGGTCCGCTACGCGGCCGGGCGCACACCGAGCGGATCGTGGCCGCCATCAACCGGCTCGACGCCGACCTGGTCGCGGTCGTCGGCGACCTGGTCGACGGCAGCGTCGCCGAACTGGGCGAGGCCGCCGCGCCCCTGCGCGGCCTGCGTTCCCGCCATGGCAGCTACTTCGTCACTGGCAACCACGAGTACTACTCCGGGGTCGAGGAGTGGGTACGGGAGTTGGACCGGCTGGGCCTGCGGGTGCTCCAGAACGAGCGGCTGGAGATCGCCGCCCGGGGTGGTGTACTCGACCTGGCCGGGGTGAACGACCCGTCCGGCGAAGGCGGCACCGGCCTGGCCGCCGGGCCGGACTACGCGGCGACGCTCGGCGACCGGGACACCTCCCGGCCGGTGGTGCTCCTGGCCCACCAGCCGGTGGCCGCGATCGAGGCCGCGAAGTTCGGGGTCGACCTGCAACTGAGCGGGCACACCCACGGCGGGCAGATCGTGCCGTTCAACCTGGCCGTCAAGCTCCAGCAGCCGGTGGTCTCCGGCCTCGGCGAGGTGGACGGTACGAAGGTCTACGTGACCAACGGCGCGGGCTTCTGGGGTCCGCCGGTACGGGTCGGCGCCGAACCCCAGATCACCCTGGTCGAACTCCGCTCCCGCTGA
- the moaA gene encoding GTP 3',8-cyclase MoaA, which translates to MSADQPSVGGLVDRYGRTARSLRVSLTDKCNLRCTYCMPAEGLPWLAGPDLLTDDEVVRLVDVAVRRLGVTEVRFTGGEPLIRPGLTRLVAAVAALDPRPRISLTTNGIGLDRVAPALAAAGLDRVNVSLDTLDADRFVRLTRRPRLADVLAGLAGAAAAGLRPVKVNAVLMRGVNEDEAPALLRFALAHGYELRFIEQMPLDAQHGWDRSAMVTADEILATLTREFDLRPDPTARGAAPAESWLVDGGPARVGVIASVTRPFCGDCDRTRLTADGQVRSCLFATQESDLRGALRAGADDAELADRWRRAMWGKAAGHGIDDPAFLQPARPMSAIGG; encoded by the coding sequence ATGAGCGCGGACCAGCCGAGCGTGGGCGGCCTCGTCGACCGGTACGGCCGCACCGCCCGGAGCCTGCGCGTGTCGTTGACCGACAAGTGCAACCTGCGCTGCACGTACTGCATGCCGGCGGAGGGGTTGCCCTGGCTGGCCGGGCCCGACCTGCTCACCGACGACGAGGTCGTCCGGCTGGTCGACGTGGCGGTCCGCCGGCTCGGTGTGACCGAGGTGCGGTTCACCGGCGGGGAGCCGCTGATCCGTCCCGGGCTCACCCGGCTCGTGGCCGCCGTGGCGGCGCTGGACCCGCGCCCCCGGATCTCGCTGACCACGAACGGGATCGGGCTGGACCGGGTCGCGCCCGCGCTGGCCGCCGCCGGGCTGGACCGGGTCAACGTCTCCCTGGACACCCTGGACGCCGACCGGTTCGTCCGGTTGACCCGGCGGCCCCGCCTCGCGGACGTGCTCGCCGGTCTGGCCGGGGCGGCGGCGGCCGGGCTCCGTCCCGTCAAGGTCAACGCGGTGCTGATGCGCGGCGTCAACGAGGACGAGGCACCCGCTCTGCTCCGGTTCGCCCTGGCGCACGGCTACGAGCTGCGGTTCATCGAGCAGATGCCGCTGGACGCCCAGCACGGCTGGGACCGCTCCGCCATGGTCACCGCCGACGAGATCCTCGCCACCCTGACCAGGGAGTTCGACCTGCGTCCCGACCCGACCGCCCGGGGCGCGGCCCCGGCGGAGAGCTGGCTGGTCGACGGTGGTCCGGCCCGGGTGGGGGTGATCGCCAGCGTCACCCGGCCGTTCTGCGGCGACTGCGACCGCACCCGGCTCACCGCCGACGGGCAGGTCCGGTCCTGCCTCTTCGCCACCCAGGAGTCCGACCTGCGCGGGGCGTTGCGCGCCGGGGCCGACGACGCCGAACTGGCCGACCGCTGGCGGCGGGCGATGTGGGGCAAAGCCGCCGGACACGGCATCGACGATCCGGCCTTCCTGCAACCGGCCCGGCCGATGTCGGCGATCGGAGGCTGA
- a CDS encoding DUF4192 domain-containing protein — protein MNSTDQPRLAVRSPADLIAAVPYLLGFHPADSMVLVALQGKQIIFAARADLPAPGSDPKPVSRYLAGVLGRQDADAVTVIGYGPAAQVTATLDVLRPDLDGAGLTVLDALRVEDGRYWSYLCPDPGCCPPEGTPYDPRASQLTAAAVFAGQVALPDRAALTAQVAPVTGPAADAMREATNRARQRLGDLLDGVTPEDLIAGRPMVGITRKAHRAALDQARRGESLTDDQVAWLGLLLTFVPARDDVWERTDGDDEHLALWTDVFRRSDPELIAAPGCLLAFAAFRSGQGALAAVALERVLARYPAYPMALLLEDLLRRGVPPSRLVDWPMLNDKRTSRRRRRRGGR, from the coding sequence ATGAACTCCACCGACCAGCCCCGGCTCGCCGTCCGCTCCCCCGCCGACCTCATCGCCGCCGTGCCGTACCTGCTCGGCTTCCACCCGGCCGACAGCATGGTGCTGGTCGCGCTCCAGGGGAAACAGATCATCTTTGCCGCACGCGCCGACCTGCCGGCACCCGGCAGCGACCCGAAACCCGTCTCCCGATACCTCGCCGGCGTGCTCGGCCGCCAGGACGCCGACGCGGTCACCGTCATCGGCTACGGCCCGGCCGCCCAGGTCACCGCCACGCTGGACGTGCTCCGCCCGGACCTGGACGGTGCCGGTCTCACCGTGCTCGACGCCCTGCGGGTGGAGGACGGCCGCTACTGGTCCTACCTCTGCCCCGACCCCGGATGCTGCCCGCCCGAGGGCACCCCGTACGACCCCCGGGCCAGCCAGTTGACCGCCGCCGCTGTCTTCGCCGGGCAGGTCGCCCTCCCCGACCGGGCGGCGTTGACCGCCCAGGTGGCCCCGGTGACCGGTCCCGCCGCCGACGCCATGCGGGAGGCGACCAATCGCGCCCGCCAACGTCTCGGTGACCTGCTCGACGGGGTGACCCCGGAGGACCTGATCGCCGGCCGGCCAATGGTCGGCATCACCCGGAAGGCCCACCGGGCAGCGCTCGACCAGGCCCGGCGTGGGGAAAGCCTCACCGACGACCAGGTCGCCTGGCTCGGCCTACTGCTGACCTTCGTGCCGGCCCGGGACGACGTCTGGGAGCGCACCGACGGCGACGACGAGCACCTCGCCCTCTGGACGGACGTGTTCCGCCGCAGCGATCCCGAGTTGATCGCCGCGCCGGGCTGCCTGCTGGCCTTCGCCGCGTTCCGGTCCGGGCAGGGCGCCCTGGCGGCGGTGGCCCTGGAACGGGTGCTGGCCCGCTATCCCGCCTACCCGATGGCCCTGCTCCTGGAGGACCTGCTCCGGCGGGGCGTACCGCCGTCCCGGCTCGTCGACTGGCCGATGCTCAACGACAAGCGCACCAGCCGTCGCCGTCGCCGACGGGGCGGCCGCTGA
- a CDS encoding fructosamine kinase family protein — MDLAYLRAHPAHLPTFLTHQRIRETPVSGGSICAASRLTLDDGHSIFAKSWPEGSGQPVPTGFFAAEAAGLRWLREADAVAVPEVLVALPELLALDWIEPGEPTPEAAERFGRELAALHRYGAPALGADWPGFIGALPQDNTPDPGPWSAWFARCRLLPYLRRSVDGGALTGTETALVERVIDTIGEYGGDEPPARIHGDLWPGNVIWGLDGRVWLVDPAAHGGHRETDLAQLALFGGAPHLDRILAAYREAWPLADGWRERVPLHQLHLLLVHAAMFGASWRDAVGRAARQVVEGASGRATVER; from the coding sequence ATGGACCTGGCCTACCTGCGGGCACACCCGGCGCACCTGCCGACCTTCCTGACCCACCAGCGGATCCGGGAGACGCCGGTGTCCGGGGGCAGCATCTGCGCCGCCTCCCGCCTCACCCTGGACGACGGCCACTCGATCTTCGCCAAGAGCTGGCCCGAAGGAAGCGGCCAGCCGGTGCCGACGGGTTTCTTCGCCGCCGAGGCGGCCGGGCTGCGGTGGCTACGCGAGGCGGACGCGGTGGCCGTACCGGAGGTGCTGGTGGCGCTGCCGGAGCTGCTGGCGCTCGACTGGATCGAGCCCGGCGAGCCGACGCCCGAGGCCGCCGAGCGGTTCGGCCGGGAGCTGGCCGCGCTGCACCGCTACGGCGCGCCGGCCCTCGGGGCCGACTGGCCCGGCTTCATCGGCGCGCTCCCCCAGGACAACACCCCCGACCCGGGCCCCTGGTCGGCCTGGTTCGCGCGGTGCCGGCTCCTGCCGTACCTGCGCCGGTCGGTCGACGGCGGCGCGCTGACCGGTACGGAGACCGCGCTGGTGGAGCGGGTGATCGACACCATCGGGGAGTACGGCGGCGACGAGCCGCCCGCCCGGATCCACGGCGACCTGTGGCCGGGGAACGTGATCTGGGGTCTGGACGGGCGGGTCTGGCTGGTGGACCCGGCCGCGCACGGCGGCCACCGGGAGACCGACCTGGCCCAGCTCGCGCTCTTTGGTGGCGCACCTCACCTGGACCGGATCCTGGCCGCCTACCGGGAGGCGTGGCCGCTGGCCGACGGCTGGCGGGAGCGGGTGCCGTTGCACCAGCTCCACCTGCTGCTGGTGCACGCCGCCATGTTCGGCGCGAGCTGGCGCGATGCGGTCGGCCGGGCCGCGCGACAGGTGGTCGAGGGAGCCTCCGGCCGCGCTACCGTCGAGCGATGA
- a CDS encoding GNAT family N-acetyltransferase has protein sequence MPWVTTLRLRPEGPADVDPVRRVLAGAFARPDVPVPPEVGLVDELRGSDAWLPELAMVAEYGGEVVGYALLTRVRVDPGQFPALVLGPVAVAPHRQRIGLGGSVVQAAIEAATELGERLVVVLGDPAYYRRFGFDRADRLGLSSPWSGLGEPWQALVLPPSASGEAGVPRGEVVFPPPWSRV, from the coding sequence GTGCCCTGGGTGACCACGCTGCGGCTGCGACCCGAGGGCCCCGCCGACGTCGACCCGGTCCGCCGGGTGCTCGCCGGAGCCTTCGCCCGCCCCGACGTGCCGGTCCCGCCCGAGGTGGGGCTGGTCGACGAGCTGCGCGGCAGCGACGCCTGGCTTCCGGAACTGGCCATGGTCGCCGAGTACGGCGGCGAGGTCGTCGGCTACGCCCTGCTCACCCGGGTACGCGTCGACCCCGGCCAGTTTCCCGCCCTGGTGCTCGGGCCGGTGGCAGTGGCCCCGCACCGGCAGCGGATCGGCCTCGGCGGCTCCGTCGTGCAGGCCGCCATCGAGGCGGCCACGGAACTCGGTGAGCGGCTGGTGGTGGTGCTCGGTGATCCGGCGTACTACCGGCGGTTCGGGTTCGACCGGGCGGACCGGCTGGGACTGTCCAGCCCGTGGTCCGGGCTGGGCGAGCCGTGGCAGGCCCTGGTGCTGCCGCCGAGCGCCAGCGGGGAGGCCGGGGTGCCCCGGGGCGAGGTGGTCTTCCCGCCTCCCTGGTCCCGGGTCTGA
- a CDS encoding MoaD/ThiS family protein, whose product MVTIRYFAGARAAAGRAEEHTAAGRTLDEVVDELAARHGDRLVRVLRAASFLVDGVACHDRRAPLPAGATIDVLPPFAGG is encoded by the coding sequence ATGGTCACCATCCGTTACTTCGCCGGGGCTCGGGCCGCCGCCGGTCGCGCCGAGGAGCACACAGCCGCCGGGCGTACCCTCGACGAGGTCGTCGACGAGCTGGCCGCGCGGCACGGCGATCGGCTCGTCCGGGTGCTCCGGGCGGCAAGTTTCCTGGTCGACGGCGTGGCCTGTCATGATCGTCGTGCCCCGCTCCCGGCCGGGGCGACAATCGACGTCCTACCCCCGTTCGCCGGGGGCTGA
- a CDS encoding ATP-binding protein — MDPVRNPYAPGAGQRPPELAGRGRELDVFDVVLERIARGRPERSLMLTGLRGVGKTVLLNTLRSQAIGRLWGTGKIEARPDQSVRRPVAAALHMAVRELAPRHRAPERIDAFLGVLKAFAQRGAATPTGRRGTAAPRLRDRWQPGIDVPASSGRADSGDIEIDLVELFTDAASVAADVGTGIAVFIDEMQDVGPEDVSALCAACHELSQIGAPLIVVGAGLPHLPAVLSAAKSYSERLYRYQRIDRLDRLAADQALCAPAAREEVEYEPKALDLLYESSGGYPYFVQAYGKATWDHAPRSPITAADVRVAAPEAEAELAVGFFGSRFERATPAEREYMRAMATLSRVDGDPAESRDDMDAAVPTAEIARSLERKPASLSPARDALIKKGLIYSGERGTVAFTVPHFGRYLRTQPG; from the coding sequence GTGGATCCGGTCCGCAACCCGTACGCCCCGGGCGCGGGGCAGCGTCCCCCCGAGCTGGCTGGCCGGGGGCGGGAACTGGACGTGTTCGACGTCGTGCTGGAGCGGATCGCCCGGGGCCGCCCGGAACGCAGTCTCATGCTCACCGGACTACGCGGGGTCGGCAAGACGGTCCTGCTCAACACCCTGCGCTCGCAGGCGATCGGCCGACTCTGGGGCACCGGCAAGATCGAGGCCCGGCCGGACCAGTCGGTGCGCCGCCCGGTGGCGGCGGCCCTGCACATGGCGGTCCGGGAACTCGCGCCACGACACCGCGCCCCCGAGCGGATCGACGCCTTCCTCGGTGTGCTCAAGGCGTTCGCCCAGCGGGGCGCGGCCACTCCCACCGGCCGCCGGGGCACCGCCGCGCCGCGCCTGCGGGACCGCTGGCAGCCGGGGATCGACGTGCCGGCCAGCAGTGGCCGGGCCGACTCCGGGGACATCGAGATCGACCTGGTCGAGTTGTTCACCGACGCGGCGAGCGTGGCCGCCGACGTCGGCACCGGCATCGCGGTCTTCATCGACGAGATGCAGGACGTCGGCCCGGAGGACGTCAGCGCGCTCTGCGCCGCCTGTCATGAGCTGTCCCAGATCGGTGCGCCGCTGATCGTGGTCGGTGCCGGGCTGCCGCACCTGCCGGCGGTGCTCAGTGCCGCCAAGTCCTACTCGGAACGGCTCTACCGGTACCAGCGGATCGACCGGCTCGACCGGCTCGCCGCCGACCAGGCGCTCTGCGCGCCGGCCGCGCGCGAGGAGGTCGAGTACGAGCCGAAGGCGCTGGACCTGCTCTACGAGTCCTCCGGCGGCTACCCCTACTTCGTGCAGGCGTACGGGAAGGCCACCTGGGATCACGCGCCCCGGTCGCCGATCACCGCCGCCGACGTCCGGGTGGCCGCCCCCGAGGCCGAGGCGGAGCTGGCGGTGGGCTTCTTCGGATCCCGGTTCGAGCGGGCGACCCCGGCCGAGCGGGAGTACATGCGGGCGATGGCGACGCTGTCCCGGGTCGACGGTGATCCGGCCGAGTCCCGGGACGACATGGACGCGGCGGTGCCGACCGCCGAGATCGCCCGGTCCCTGGAGCGGAAGCCGGCCAGCCTCTCCCCGGCCCGGGACGCCCTGATCAAGAAGGGGCTGATCTACTCCGGGGAGCGGGGCACGGTGGCGTTCACCGTCCCGCACTTCGGCCGCTACCTGCGTACCCAACCAGGCTGA
- a CDS encoding DoxX family protein has protein sequence MKPVRSLARVLMSGIFVASGIRQLRNPEHFTEHAKPVTDHITSLLERTGGPVPGNAETLVRTNGAVHVVGGLLLATGHLTRPASLMLAASLVPTTAAGHPFWTYDDPAARTNHQVHFMKNLGLIGGLLLAAADTQGRPSLRWRAGHRIGHSRRSVQRAVRTARRETRLAVRTAAAARRLPG, from the coding sequence ATGAAACCCGTACGCTCCCTCGCCCGTGTTCTGATGAGCGGCATCTTCGTGGCCAGCGGGATCCGGCAGTTACGCAACCCGGAGCACTTCACCGAGCACGCCAAGCCCGTCACCGACCACATCACCAGCCTGCTTGAGCGGACCGGCGGTCCGGTGCCTGGCAACGCCGAGACGTTGGTCCGGACCAACGGCGCGGTGCACGTGGTCGGCGGGTTGCTGCTCGCCACCGGGCACCTCACCCGCCCCGCCTCGCTGATGCTGGCCGCCTCGCTGGTGCCGACCACTGCCGCCGGGCATCCCTTCTGGACCTACGACGACCCGGCGGCGCGCACCAACCACCAGGTGCACTTCATGAAGAACCTCGGGTTGATCGGTGGGCTGTTGCTCGCCGCGGCGGACACCCAGGGCCGGCCGAGCCTGCGTTGGCGCGCTGGGCACCGGATCGGCCACTCCCGACGCTCGGTGCAGCGGGCGGTCCGGACCGCCCGGCGCGAGACCCGACTGGCCGTACGGACGGCGGCAGCGGCCCGTCGGCTCCCCGGCTGA